The Papaver somniferum cultivar HN1 unplaced genomic scaffold, ASM357369v1 unplaced-scaffold_107, whole genome shotgun sequence genome includes a region encoding these proteins:
- the LOC113328252 gene encoding uncharacterized protein LOC113328252 isoform X2: MSFNFLRGQQQITRAPQPGMPLHGPRLQMGVTDMQAWEQQIMYNQLQDIQRQRQLDQESRELNRMNQLSAASNQLTGDLLPRLGNELYIDNASSNFWPTEHMRGDSKVPISSEMPTISNTNWSQDGGSSAAQRYPAGLISSFEQGQVLHSMGCVPDQLDQSLYGTPIASIWGGHSQYSNIPADMLTKVNASADDFHWKQQQADWPENTQENNGLDASSGGSSTVTGGYEPFDGFSSMQSGTWSALMQSAVAETSSNDTGIQDEWSGLSSHTTQMPTGALDATTGGSSKQRKDWGDQNMHHVSSVTSRPLQLFDDSTMNRSGDSASCEYAGQPPAGSIKWLNHSSEQMPHTLAEDSYPVQPRMHPEKSAGAAWPGPIYEESKNATHFGNIGLNAQNMDGFWIQGHTFSSDNTESQSRNIQNGLSTREIPPANGFVSLTVHENNSTMQHNQTNDLNIGMHLVRDRDGGMLNGCDNHDAKRESSYMGKSTAGPNSDLAKVNQPANLQVQNNNHIKFGNHVDSLVKNRGDDIMTNCQNQGNKKEISKESYNSNRSHQIIPDGPREILLSSPSDSRSLGKGNKKSMSQVGRKVSGVRKFQYHPMGDLAANVEPVDKRVQNLSQHVRGMGQGYSGYGSSAQIVTQGQTWLNPTSSVQPSSRGHWDSKSGISGEANETLQQKIPAGTYTGTSPYQRHQVHRQQVHHSQLTGSELRVPAAPLPVLESTPVSRPSASLGVSLGSFPMTSKNSSSLQCLGSSALSINTPNRNMGRTSWVQKQDYQGTRKTGDPKHYTDGEEQTGKKSSLQEVHLGRDTSSASRGQESSEKHLLDANSIASDSLPVPPHHQALDRRCGKDPILVPLTDYVSLQNQSSSNSGFEACRQSLKQAHVPQQNLSLALQVQNIEHTETDPDVSSAKRFKRSDAGHVTQQIATLKPDQQPFDGSKNNEVIVTAMQKSFLSENGRVHNYTSEVREDSNSAQHIPEDLPSQDVSAFSGRKKLQDCSGHDKFTSTKPENTQISPQMAPSWFEQYGAYKNGKMLLVNDLRKLEESNGRFLPANSSESLNTRIMIEPPNIFRTSQSIATTSVASERVSPSHSLRTCYTPIAIEPANVSHTSQSIATTSAASEHVSPPRSLPSQVTDQSLSVMKPKKRKSEGLDLLPWHKEVMRGSQRLLNIRMAEKDWAHATHRLLEKVEDEVEMVEDGQQILLLRRRLILTTKLMQQLLRPPPPAILSADATSSYESVVYIIAKVALEDACSMVPSTGSDLSSAVDNRNQTPGELKLSERLGDKYLSKSKVIEDFTGRAKKLESDLLRLEKTCSVLDIRVESQELEKISVINRFAKFHTRAQPGGAENSMSPVPQRYVISLLMPRNLPHGVQCLSL, from the exons ATGAGTTTTAATTTCCTCCGTGGTCAACAACAGATCACGAGGGCCCCACAACCAGGGATGCCGCTACATGGGCCAAGGCTGCAAATGGGGGTTACTGACATGCAGGCATGGGAACAGCAAATTATGTATAACCAGTTGCAAGACATTCAGAGGCAGCGGCAACTAGACCAAGAATCAAGAGAACTGAACCGGATGAACCAGCTATCCGCTGCCTCAAATCAGTTAACTGGTGATCTGTTACCAAGACTTGGTAATGAGTTATATATTGACAATGCATCTAGTAATTTCTGGCCAACCGAGCACATGAGAGGTGATTCTAAAGTACCGATTTCTTCAGAAATGCCTACGATTAGTAACACAAACTGGTCCCAAGATGGTGGTTCCTCTGCAGCGCAAAGATACCCTGCTGGGCTTATTTCATCGTTTGAGCAGGGTCAGGTACTACATTCAATGGGGTGCGTTCCTGATCAGCTTGATCAGTCTCTATATGGTACTCCAATTGCTAGCATATGGGGTGGTCACAGTCAATATTCTAATATTCCTGCTGACATGTTAACCAAG GTGAATGCATCAGCTGATGATTTTCATTGGAAGCAGCAGCAAGCAGATTGGCCTGAAAATACACAGGAGAACAATGGTTTGGATGCTTCTTCTGGTGGTAGTAGCACCGTTACAGGAGGCTATGAACCCTTCGATGGGTTTTCTTCTATGCAGAGTGGAACCTGGAGTGCACTGATGCAGTCCGCTGTGGCAGAAACTTCTAGTAATGACACCGGGATACAGGATGAGTGGAGTGGTTTAAGTTCTCATACGACACAAATGCCAACTGGGGCTCTGGATGCAACTACGGGTGGCAGTTCAAAACAGCGAAAAGATTGGGGTGATCAAAATATGCACCATGTCTCTTCTGTGACTTCAAGACCCCTTCAGTTGTTTGATGATTCAACTATGAATCGAAGCGGTGACAGTGCCTCTTGTGAATATGCTGGCCAGCCTCCTGCAGGATCTATCAAATGGTTAAATCATAGCTCTGAACAAATGCCACACACACTTGCTGAAGATAGTTATCCAGTGCAGCCACGCATGCATCCAGAAAAATCTGCTGGAGCAGCTTGGCCTGGTCCAATTTATGAGGAGTCAAAAAATGCTACTCATTTTGGGAACATAGGGTTAAATGCTCAAAACATGGATGGCTTTTGGATCCAAGGGCATACATTTTCATCTGATAACACTGAAAGCCAAAGTCGGAATATACAGAATGGTTTGAGTACGAGAGAGATACCGCCGGCTAATGGATTTGTGTCACTGACAGTGCATGAGAACAATAGCACCATGCAACACAATCAAACGAATGATCTTAACATAGGAATGCATCTGGTGAGGGATCGTGATGGTGGGATGTTGAATGGTTGTGATAATCATGATGCCAAGAGAGAATCTTCTTACATGGGGAAGTCTACAGCTGGCCCAAATTCAGACCTGGCCAAGGTCAATCAGCCAGCAAACCTGCAGGTCCAAAATAATAATCATATTAAGTTCGGAAACCATGTTGATTCCTTGGTTAAAAACAGAGGAGATGATATTATGACAAATTGTCAAAATCAGGGGAACAAGAAAGAAATCTCTAAAGAAAGCTACAACTCTAACCGATCACATCAAATTATTCCAGATGGTCCAAGAGAGATTTTGTTGTCAAGTCCTAGTGATTCTCGTTCTTTGGGGAAGGGTAACAAAAAATCCATGAGTCAAGTTGGTCGGAAGGTTTCTGGGGTTCGCAAGTTTCAGTATCATCCAATGGGAGATTTGGCTGCAAACGTGGAACCTGTTGACAAAAGGGTTCAGAACCTGTCACAGCATGTCAGAGGTATGGGGCAAGGTTATTCTGGTTACGGCAGTTCTGCTCAAATAGTTACTCAGGGGCAGACATGGTTAAATCCCACTTCTTCTGTGCAGCCTTCTAGTAGAGGCCATTGGGACAGTAAATCTGGTATATCTGGTGAAGCGAATGAAACCTTGCAGCAAAAGATACCTGCTGGAACATATACAGGCACTTCACCATATCAAAGACATCAGGTGCATCGTCAACAG GTGCATCACTCTCAGCTGACGGGCAGCGAGTTGAGGGTTCCCGCGGCACCTCTCCCAGTGCTGGAGTCTACACCTGTCTCTAGACCTTCTGCCTCGTTGGGAGTTTCACTGGGTTCATTTCCAATGACTTCAAAAAATTCATCCAGTCTCCAGTGTCTGGGAAGTTCAGCACTTTCCATTAATACGCCAAATAGGAATATGGGAAGAACCTCATGGGTCCAGAAACAAGATTATCAGGGTACCAGGAAAACGGGAGATCCAAAGCACTATACCGATGGGGAAGAGCAAACTGGGAAGAAAAGCTCCTTGCAAGAGGTTCACCTTGGTCGAGACACGTCAAGTGCGTCCCGAGGGCAAGAATCTTCTGAAAAGCATCTGCTTGATGCAAACTCCATTGCTTCAGATTCTTTGCCGGTCCCCCCTCATCATCAGGCACTTGATAGAAGATGTGGGAAAGATCCAATCTTAGTCCCACTAACAGATTATGTTTCCCTTCAGAACCAAAGCAGTTCAAACAGCGGGTTTGAAGCCTGTCGCCAATCGCTAAAACAGGCACATGTACCACAGCAAAATTTGTCCCTGGCGCTGCAAGTGCAAAATATTGAGCATACAGAGACAGATCCTGATGTGAGCTCTGCAAAGAGATTCAAAAGATCAGATGCTGGTCATGTTACTCAGCAGATAGCCACCCTTAAGCCTGATCAGCAACCTTTTGATGGGAGTAAAAACAATGAGGTAATTGTAACTGCCATGCAGAAGTCATTTTTATCTGAAAATGGCAGAGTTCATAATTATACATCAGAGGTAAGAGAGGATTCAAATTCAGCTCAACACATTCCTGAAGACTTACCATCTCAAGATGTATCTGCATTCAGTGGTCGTAAAAAATTGCAAGACTGCTCTGGTCATGATAAATTTACGTCCACTAAACCTGAAAATACCCAGATTAGTCCCCAGATGGCACCTTCTTGGTTTGAGCAGTATGGTGCCTACAAAAATGGGAAAATGCTACTAGTCAATGATTTAAGGAAGCTAGAAGAAAGTAATGGGCGTTTTCTCCCAGCAAAttcttctgagagtttgaacacTCGTATTATGATAGAGCCTCCAAATATTTTTCGTACCAGTCAGAGCATAGCCACCACCTCGGTAGCCAGTGAACGTGTTTCTCCTTCTCACTCTCTTCGCACATGCTACACTCCTATTGCGATAGAGCCTGCAAATGTTTCTCATACCAGTCAAAGCATAGCCACCACCTCGGCAGCCAGTGAGCATGTTTCTCCTCCTCGCTCTCTTCCCTCACAGGTGACTGATCAGAGTTTGTCTGTAATGAAGCCAAAGAAGCGCAAAAGTGAAGGTTTGGATCTTTTGCCATGGCATAAAGAAGTAATGCGTGGTTCTCAAAGGCTTCTAAACATCAG GATGGCAGAAAAAGACTGGGCACATGCTACACATCGGTTGTTAGAGAAG gtggaagatgaagttgaaatgGTCGAGGATGGACAGCAAATACTTTTACTGCGAAGAAGGCTTATTTTGACGACAAAGTTAATGCAGCAACTCCTTCGACCCCCACCTCCTGCAATTCTTTCTGCAGATGCCACTTCCTCCTATGAGTCGGTGGTGTATATTATTGCTAAAGTAGCATTAGAGGACGCGTGCAGCATGGTTCCTAGCACAGGAAGTGATTTGAGCTCAGCAGTGGACAACAGAAATCA GACACCTGGAGAGCTTAAACTTTCTGAGAGACTGGGTGATAAATATTTATCGAAGTCAAAAGTTATTGAAGACTTCACTGGTAGAGCGAAGAAGCTGGAATCGGATTTGTTGAG ATTGGAGAAGACTTGTTCAGTATTGGACATAAGAGTGGAGAGCCAGGAACTCGAAAAGATTTCTGTCATCAACCGTTTTGCCAAGTTCCACACCAGGGCCCAACCAGGTGGTGCTGAGAACTCAATGTCCCCCGTCCCCCAAAGATATGTTATTTCACTTTTAATGCCCCGGAACTTACCCCATGGGGTGCAATGTCTTTCACTTTAA
- the LOC113328252 gene encoding uncharacterized protein LOC113328252 isoform X5, with amino-acid sequence MQSGTWSALMQSAVAETSSNDTGIQDEWSGLSSHTTQMPTGALDATTGGSSKQRKDWGDQNMHHVSSVTSRPLQLFDDSTMNRSGDSASCEYAGQPPAGSIKWLNHSSEQMPHTLAEDSYPVQPRMHPEKSAGAAWPGPIYEESKNATHFGNIGLNAQNMDGFWIQGHTFSSDNTESQSRNIQNGLSTREIPPANGFVSLTVHENNSTMQHNQTNDLNIGMHLVRDRDGGMLNGCDNHDAKRESSYMGKSTAGPNSDLAKVNQPANLQVQNNNHIKFGNHVDSLVKNRGDDIMTNCQNQGNKKEISKESYNSNRSHQIIPDGPREILLSSPSDSRSLGKGNKKSMSQVGRKVSGVRKFQYHPMGDLAANVEPVDKRVQNLSQHVRGMGQGYSGYGSSAQIVTQGQTWLNPTSSVQPSSRGHWDSKSGISGEANETLQQKIPAGTYTGTSPYQRHQVHRQQVGSSASENINTDHTPGTTIKIPPFNLSQVHHSQLTGSELRVPAAPLPVLESTPVSRPSASLGVSLGSFPMTSKNSSSLQCLGSSALSINTPNRNMGRTSWVQKQDYQGTRKTGDPKHYTDGEEQTGKKSSLQEVHLGRDTSSASRGQESSEKHLLDANSIASDSLPVPPHHQALDRRCGKDPILVPLTDYVSLQNQSSSNSGFEACRQSLKQAHVPQQNLSLALQVQNIEHTETDPDVSSAKRFKRSDAGHVTQQIATLKPDQQPFDGSKNNEVIVTAMQKSFLSENGRVHNYTSEVREDSNSAQHIPEDLPSQDVSAFSGRKKLQDCSGHDKFTSTKPENTQISPQMAPSWFEQYGAYKNGKMLLVNDLRKLEESNGRFLPANSSESLNTRIMIEPPNIFRTSQSIATTSVASERVSPSHSLRTCYTPIAIEPANVSHTSQSIATTSAASEHVSPPRSLPSQVTDQSLSVMKPKKRKSEGLDLLPWHKEVMRGSQRLLNIRMAEKDWAHATHRLLEKVEDEVEMVEDGQQILLLRRRLILTTKLMQQLLRPPPPAILSADATSSYESVVYIIAKVALEDACSMVPSTGSDLSSAVDNRNQTPGELKLSERLGDKYLSKSKVIEDFTGRAKKLESDLLRLEKTCSVLDIRVESQELEKISVINRFAKFHTRAQPGGAENSMSPVPQRYVISLLMPRNLPHGVQCLSL; translated from the exons ATGCAGAGTGGAACCTGGAGTGCACTGATGCAGTCCGCTGTGGCAGAAACTTCTAGTAATGACACCGGGATACAGGATGAGTGGAGTGGTTTAAGTTCTCATACGACACAAATGCCAACTGGGGCTCTGGATGCAACTACGGGTGGCAGTTCAAAACAGCGAAAAGATTGGGGTGATCAAAATATGCACCATGTCTCTTCTGTGACTTCAAGACCCCTTCAGTTGTTTGATGATTCAACTATGAATCGAAGCGGTGACAGTGCCTCTTGTGAATATGCTGGCCAGCCTCCTGCAGGATCTATCAAATGGTTAAATCATAGCTCTGAACAAATGCCACACACACTTGCTGAAGATAGTTATCCAGTGCAGCCACGCATGCATCCAGAAAAATCTGCTGGAGCAGCTTGGCCTGGTCCAATTTATGAGGAGTCAAAAAATGCTACTCATTTTGGGAACATAGGGTTAAATGCTCAAAACATGGATGGCTTTTGGATCCAAGGGCATACATTTTCATCTGATAACACTGAAAGCCAAAGTCGGAATATACAGAATGGTTTGAGTACGAGAGAGATACCGCCGGCTAATGGATTTGTGTCACTGACAGTGCATGAGAACAATAGCACCATGCAACACAATCAAACGAATGATCTTAACATAGGAATGCATCTGGTGAGGGATCGTGATGGTGGGATGTTGAATGGTTGTGATAATCATGATGCCAAGAGAGAATCTTCTTACATGGGGAAGTCTACAGCTGGCCCAAATTCAGACCTGGCCAAGGTCAATCAGCCAGCAAACCTGCAGGTCCAAAATAATAATCATATTAAGTTCGGAAACCATGTTGATTCCTTGGTTAAAAACAGAGGAGATGATATTATGACAAATTGTCAAAATCAGGGGAACAAGAAAGAAATCTCTAAAGAAAGCTACAACTCTAACCGATCACATCAAATTATTCCAGATGGTCCAAGAGAGATTTTGTTGTCAAGTCCTAGTGATTCTCGTTCTTTGGGGAAGGGTAACAAAAAATCCATGAGTCAAGTTGGTCGGAAGGTTTCTGGGGTTCGCAAGTTTCAGTATCATCCAATGGGAGATTTGGCTGCAAACGTGGAACCTGTTGACAAAAGGGTTCAGAACCTGTCACAGCATGTCAGAGGTATGGGGCAAGGTTATTCTGGTTACGGCAGTTCTGCTCAAATAGTTACTCAGGGGCAGACATGGTTAAATCCCACTTCTTCTGTGCAGCCTTCTAGTAGAGGCCATTGGGACAGTAAATCTGGTATATCTGGTGAAGCGAATGAAACCTTGCAGCAAAAGATACCTGCTGGAACATATACAGGCACTTCACCATATCAAAGACATCAGGTGCATCGTCAACAGGTTGGATCTAGTGCTAGTGAAAACATAAACACAGATCATACTCCTGGGACGACTATTAAAATTCCGCCTTTTAATCTTTCTCAGGTGCATCACTCTCAGCTGACGGGCAGCGAGTTGAGGGTTCCCGCGGCACCTCTCCCAGTGCTGGAGTCTACACCTGTCTCTAGACCTTCTGCCTCGTTGGGAGTTTCACTGGGTTCATTTCCAATGACTTCAAAAAATTCATCCAGTCTCCAGTGTCTGGGAAGTTCAGCACTTTCCATTAATACGCCAAATAGGAATATGGGAAGAACCTCATGGGTCCAGAAACAAGATTATCAGGGTACCAGGAAAACGGGAGATCCAAAGCACTATACCGATGGGGAAGAGCAAACTGGGAAGAAAAGCTCCTTGCAAGAGGTTCACCTTGGTCGAGACACGTCAAGTGCGTCCCGAGGGCAAGAATCTTCTGAAAAGCATCTGCTTGATGCAAACTCCATTGCTTCAGATTCTTTGCCGGTCCCCCCTCATCATCAGGCACTTGATAGAAGATGTGGGAAAGATCCAATCTTAGTCCCACTAACAGATTATGTTTCCCTTCAGAACCAAAGCAGTTCAAACAGCGGGTTTGAAGCCTGTCGCCAATCGCTAAAACAGGCACATGTACCACAGCAAAATTTGTCCCTGGCGCTGCAAGTGCAAAATATTGAGCATACAGAGACAGATCCTGATGTGAGCTCTGCAAAGAGATTCAAAAGATCAGATGCTGGTCATGTTACTCAGCAGATAGCCACCCTTAAGCCTGATCAGCAACCTTTTGATGGGAGTAAAAACAATGAGGTAATTGTAACTGCCATGCAGAAGTCATTTTTATCTGAAAATGGCAGAGTTCATAATTATACATCAGAGGTAAGAGAGGATTCAAATTCAGCTCAACACATTCCTGAAGACTTACCATCTCAAGATGTATCTGCATTCAGTGGTCGTAAAAAATTGCAAGACTGCTCTGGTCATGATAAATTTACGTCCACTAAACCTGAAAATACCCAGATTAGTCCCCAGATGGCACCTTCTTGGTTTGAGCAGTATGGTGCCTACAAAAATGGGAAAATGCTACTAGTCAATGATTTAAGGAAGCTAGAAGAAAGTAATGGGCGTTTTCTCCCAGCAAAttcttctgagagtttgaacacTCGTATTATGATAGAGCCTCCAAATATTTTTCGTACCAGTCAGAGCATAGCCACCACCTCGGTAGCCAGTGAACGTGTTTCTCCTTCTCACTCTCTTCGCACATGCTACACTCCTATTGCGATAGAGCCTGCAAATGTTTCTCATACCAGTCAAAGCATAGCCACCACCTCGGCAGCCAGTGAGCATGTTTCTCCTCCTCGCTCTCTTCCCTCACAGGTGACTGATCAGAGTTTGTCTGTAATGAAGCCAAAGAAGCGCAAAAGTGAAGGTTTGGATCTTTTGCCATGGCATAAAGAAGTAATGCGTGGTTCTCAAAGGCTTCTAAACATCAG GATGGCAGAAAAAGACTGGGCACATGCTACACATCGGTTGTTAGAGAAG gtggaagatgaagttgaaatgGTCGAGGATGGACAGCAAATACTTTTACTGCGAAGAAGGCTTATTTTGACGACAAAGTTAATGCAGCAACTCCTTCGACCCCCACCTCCTGCAATTCTTTCTGCAGATGCCACTTCCTCCTATGAGTCGGTGGTGTATATTATTGCTAAAGTAGCATTAGAGGACGCGTGCAGCATGGTTCCTAGCACAGGAAGTGATTTGAGCTCAGCAGTGGACAACAGAAATCA GACACCTGGAGAGCTTAAACTTTCTGAGAGACTGGGTGATAAATATTTATCGAAGTCAAAAGTTATTGAAGACTTCACTGGTAGAGCGAAGAAGCTGGAATCGGATTTGTTGAG ATTGGAGAAGACTTGTTCAGTATTGGACATAAGAGTGGAGAGCCAGGAACTCGAAAAGATTTCTGTCATCAACCGTTTTGCCAAGTTCCACACCAGGGCCCAACCAGGTGGTGCTGAGAACTCAATGTCCCCCGTCCCCCAAAGATATGTTATTTCACTTTTAATGCCCCGGAACTTACCCCATGGGGTGCAATGTCTTTCACTTTAA